A window of the Candidatus Saccharimonadales bacterium genome harbors these coding sequences:
- a CDS encoding YggT family protein encodes MSIMLRRLVDWIMMFVAAIISLRFILRLFDANADNGFVDWIYQTSGEILSPFRNIFQSAVLDGGFVIDFTALFGLVVYGLAGLLAVKLIDAWTPRHK; translated from the coding sequence ATGTCAATTATGTTAAGAAGGCTGGTCGATTGGATAATGATGTTCGTCGCCGCCATCATCAGTTTGCGCTTTATTTTGCGGCTGTTTGATGCCAACGCCGACAATGGGTTTGTGGATTGGATCTATCAAACCTCGGGGGAGATTCTCTCTCCGTTTAGGAACATCTTCCAATCGGCTGTATTAGATGGCGGTTTTGTTATCGACTTTACCGCCCTGTTCGGTTTGGTGGTATATGGCCTGGCCGGTCTACTTGCGGTCAAGCTCATAGACGCCTGGACTCCCAGACACAAATAA
- a CDS encoding YdeI/OmpD-associated family protein produces the protein MAVKTISGGVVHKMPADLKKTLTGDDKVLKAWKDITPLARNEFVCWVEDAKKPETRARRIRRTAEELAEGQRRPCCWVGCVHRTDKPMSATQKWVVGKKSKKS, from the coding sequence ATGGCTGTAAAAACTATATCTGGCGGAGTGGTGCATAAAATGCCAGCGGATTTAAAGAAGACTTTGACTGGGGATGATAAGGTGCTCAAGGCCTGGAAAGACATTACCCCGCTGGCGCGCAATGAGTTCGTTTGCTGGGTCGAAGATGCCAAAAAGCCTGAGACAAGGGCGCGCAGAATCAGAAGAACGGCTGAAGAGCTGGCGGAAGGCCAGCGCCGGCCGTGTTGCTGGGTCGGGTGTGTACATCGTACGGATAAACCAATGAGTGCCACTCAAAAGTGGGTGGTCGGTAAGAAATCTAAGAAGTCCTAA
- a CDS encoding valine--pyruvate transaminase, whose product MKLSKWGQKITADSGILKLMDDLGKAMSGGSVTAMFGGGNPAHIPAVQTALKTELKTIANSDQLSTEALNNYDTPQGNTKFIKTLVKFLNEQLDWPVTAANIAVTPGSQTGFFILFNLLAGQMASGRRHILLPLAPEYIGYLDQGLSNDMFKAAKPEIELIGQHEFKYHVDINSLKIDDSVGAVCLSRPTNPTGNVITHGELTSVRKLAGKKGVPLIIDCAYGLPFPGIVEDLTGLDWAQDLVVSLSLSKVGLPGVRTGIFIAREDIAAAITKTTAIVSLANPNIGQLLVEPMLKSGELLRLSRDIIKPYYADKVAYARRAFSKAFDPDLPYRIHKHEGSYFFWLWLDKLPITTKELYQRLKKHGVIVVPGEYFFPASMHGWPHARQCLRLNIARPKAEIDTGFAIMAKEIAKIYAR is encoded by the coding sequence ATGAAGCTATCCAAATGGGGCCAAAAGATCACCGCTGATTCCGGCATTCTCAAGCTAATGGATGATCTGGGCAAGGCCATGTCCGGCGGGTCGGTCACGGCTATGTTTGGCGGCGGCAATCCGGCTCATATTCCGGCTGTCCAAACCGCGCTTAAGACCGAGCTAAAAACCATTGCCAATTCTGACCAGCTAAGTACCGAGGCGTTGAATAATTACGACACACCGCAGGGTAACACCAAGTTCATTAAGACTTTGGTCAAGTTTTTAAACGAGCAGTTGGATTGGCCAGTAACAGCAGCCAACATTGCCGTCACTCCCGGCTCGCAAACCGGATTCTTTATACTGTTCAATTTACTAGCCGGCCAAATGGCCAGTGGCCGCCGGCACATTCTCCTACCGCTGGCTCCAGAATATATCGGCTACCTCGATCAGGGTTTGTCTAATGATATGTTTAAGGCTGCTAAGCCGGAGATCGAACTGATAGGCCAGCACGAGTTTAAATATCACGTCGATATCAATTCGCTCAAAATCGATGACAGCGTCGGCGCCGTTTGTTTGTCTCGCCCGACCAACCCGACCGGTAATGTTATCACCCACGGCGAGCTGACATCCGTTCGAAAACTGGCCGGCAAAAAAGGCGTACCGCTCATCATCGACTGCGCTTACGGCCTGCCGTTTCCTGGCATCGTAGAAGATTTAACCGGATTGGATTGGGCTCAGGATTTGGTTGTCAGCCTTAGCCTGTCAAAAGTTGGCCTGCCAGGAGTTAGAACTGGCATCTTTATCGCCCGGGAGGATATCGCGGCCGCTATCACCAAGACGACGGCCATAGTGTCGTTGGCTAATCCCAATATCGGCCAGTTGTTAGTCGAACCAATGCTAAAAAGCGGCGAGTTGCTGCGGTTATCACGCGACATCATCAAGCCCTACTATGCCGACAAAGTAGCTTATGCTCGCCGGGCGTTTTCAAAAGCGTTTGACCCGGATTTGCCTTATCGTATCCACAAACACGAGGGTTCGTATTTCTTCTGGCTTTGGCTCGATAAGCTACCGATTACCACCAAGGAGTTGTATCAGCGGCTGAAAAAACACGGCGTCATCGTTGTTCCCGGCGAGTATTTCTTCCCGGCTTCAATGCACGGTTGGCCCCACGCCCGCCAATGTCTGCGGCTAAACATTGCCCGGCCAAAAGCCGAGATTGACACCGGCTTTGCCATCATGGCCAAAGAAATCGCCAAAATTTACGCTCGCTAG